In the genome of Drosophila subpulchrella strain 33 F10 #4 breed RU33 chromosome 2L, RU_Dsub_v1.1 Primary Assembly, whole genome shotgun sequence, one region contains:
- the LOC119548724 gene encoding piezo-type mechanosensitive ion channel component isoform X18 has product MVFSYACMVLQRIVVPAVLVLAALMRPVGISFVYLLMFFISPFVPLATRRNFKGSVTAFFIILLALSTLVLLGHITLQILALSLTLPIYNCSFSEHLLRHIGFVSFIDLRALAIIEWLVPEVLVFATSLGSYLTVKRVASQPVGTEQLENGEVPDGQAENGQSSQAPATDANGGDVPQPTATTPLQQQQQQLRKRVSMISQHIHFEGLIKISPLFCLATLFFAAVLRPSVPGGFYFLIFLLAGTYWATCQTLQRGFALLLRCVMVVLVLHSLSIVSYQTPWMQSHLNHTTLTARLIGLEPLIESYCKPDLRYVLYNTTLSLDSYLNPFALFFAYFALALTTKHLIRPRVSLRRDQRATLNEPTETTPLVRQSTRKSRTSQPLESGSTVAPSGTQRGHDIQLDSMEQRSEQENNTTSILDQISYGFVSVGGFIYQNSYIFTNILMMAWSIVYHSWLTFVLLLWANVLWMIPNQRKAMMRSSPFIVLYAEALLIAQYIYGMDLNNDELPTSVPYLQTAGINLQQIGFERPIENQMRPCVPLIVKTAFVLMFWVTSRQFFKEKRDRRRDSTLADIIAPLQITVGSAGSSYLINDGKKTSKFLKKAGDVIKNLLVRLWIWLLVLVIFLCAITGENMTVFRICYMALFLFFLLVFQSSSKAWVKIMYGFWLFLIFYAMTILILIYTYQFDKFETYWRDYLNVSSTLQKDIGLKRYQTKDLFLHLVSPTIIVILTVIQVHYFHKRFIASLQQQSVAGGSAQQKPTETTALEPAPSKRRGSAGSLRRSQGPSAEAAPGATTDFETSVRDLVRISFRKIKNKSEYIFKNFKDVFWRFLELHIMKAVYIAAFVCSVSEVCVLHIVFVGFCVLGATSRKSVQVVISRLISFIVTIIVLSKMIYQIEYLNNSQLNVVCSDNRTANNVEWIGLTKADKVEGGLMSLLRTYIIYMVIVTMHAVITLRQLQMRVKIGAVNAPPTKLLFPHIIRADAEKDLVGLVKYLLNFGFYKFGIEISLIALVSTITYRQDIVAVAYALWLVVLLLLRRSQCAKIWGVFQAFFAISILTQYIVLVGLPPSSCLVYPWEGPFGEGIQRWTMLPGALHFNHVPKLIFDFIVLVILNRQKSIFCIEQRYASNDDYPGGSNRSVIADIAQLGRVPFDNPTHDFCSYIRNYSDILKNGVLCGFYWFTLAVVFLAGTNIADLLALGYLIGAFIFLWQGSDFYLRPIHTIILRWKWLLAFNVSNILIKTSFQMAGCLYMKQLTSGCCWLVHMLGITCTSSVPIEQIMLPEDAVSVLEPGECPKITHQVVLLWDTICFAFIIFQLRIFKSHYFCHIITDTKANNILASRGADIIESLRHKQIAHRHDHEKQVLHKIKRKMERIRATQQKMLRPLDKQTHFDEHGYPLPAPTVRRRKEIKLHPHATRAGDYYMFEEMDDKFELDLIHDEIDFLEEENITESEMKMQRRKTLYDKSKDAPTGEFPSTSKGISKERDAATASSSASPAPTRDVGDLPVIPPPSTAPPREATSKETSDSKSKMEVDSGEVTAKDSDEDFDTNPIIRLLEGFLVTLTIRLNRFSRNYRFVNRILAGEKKTLKESSSLNRLGLSSAAAMFHFLKSNLESDESDPPASSSTPRRVVISPQNATEHSDPTSTTLNTNTTTTPLSPPEPLQPPTTTSTPQQQHQHIRVADEIIELPVDTVDGVSHRKQSINSSPPAKGAGEFNLEEENFAQRDHHIIVEVLISSWYALLANTDLICYIVVFVNQVVNASLISLPLPIMVFLWGTLSLPRPTKTFWVTLIAYTQAIVLIKCIFQFKLIWSNYHQLPNQPLTPAKIFGVENKAHYAIYDLILLLVLFLHRYLLKSQGLWKSGYKDTDNQFTKPTASIDDRDDSDNLSQPDSRQLNDDAAAQKLSLQVSQASLPGSPEFSKTGINQLERTKYTSSLYKFFFSLVHKSRLATDVYALMFLCDFVNFFVLLFGFTAFGTQQTESDEGVQTYLAENKVPIPFLIMLLVQFLLIVIDRALYLRKALVNKIIFHFFSVIGIHIWMFFVVPAVTERTFNSLAPPIIFYVIKCFYMLLSSYQIKSGYPKRILGNFFTKGFSMVNMIAFKVYMQIPFLYELRTILDWVCIDSTMTIFDWLKMEDIFSNIYLIRCTRQSETDFPAMRAQKKASLSKLIMGGTIVLLIVICIWGPLCLFALGNAVGTSNVPYHVSLSIRIGPYDPIYTTNNYDSMFAINSEMYSQMTNAYLKEKQALTFIAGYDPTDVAAVKLAGNSPSLWNIAPPDRQRLLNDLRNNHTLNARFSYSLTRKAPAKGLKESVGDEHAISLDESFEGRAALIHMLSETHDVAPLHSNTTTNGTITPEIEEVVVIPGMIPKFIKVLNSGDAAVVGVLSEKHHEYRPLVIKMHRDNETNGLWWEIRDFCDDNFYNETLSKFAYSNCTSGIVMYTFNDKKFPSTFSFLTAGGIIGLYTTFVLLASRFMKSFIGGQNRKIMFEDLPYVDRVLQLCLDIYLVREALEFALEEDLFAKLLFLYRSPETLIKWTRPKEEYVDDDGDTDSIPSRMSVRRPEQLQPQQPQ; this is encoded by the exons ATGGTCTTCAGCTATGCGTGCATGGTGCTCCAGCGCATCGTGGTGCCAGCGGTCCTGGTACTCG CTGCGCTGATGCGACCAGTGGGCATATCCTTTGTGTACCTGCTGATGTTCTTTATTTCGCCCTTCGTGCCCCTGGCCACGCGTCGCAACTTTAAGGGATCTGTGACGGCCTTCTTCATCATCCTGCTGGCGCTGAGCACGCTGGTCCTTTTGGGTCACATAACGCTCCAGATTCTGGCGTTGAGCCTTACGCTCCCTATCTACAACTGCTCGTTCAGTGAGCACCTACTGCGACACATTGGCTTCGTGAGCTTTATTGATCTGAG GGCATTGGCCATAATTGAATGGCTTGTGCCTGAGGTGCTGGTTTTCGCCACCTCCCTGGGATCGTATCTCACGGTTAAGCGAGTGGCCTCTCAGCCCGTCGGAACCGAGCAGTTGGAGAACGGAGAAGTGCCCGATGGCCAGGCGGAAAATGGCCAGTCCTCACAGGCACCTGCCACAGATGCCAATGGTGGAGATGTGCCCCAGCCGACGGCCACCACGccactgcagcagcagcaacagcagctgaGGAAACGCGTGTCCATGATCAGCCAGCACATCCACTTCGAGGGATTGATCAAGATCT CTCCTCTGTTCTGCCTGGCCACGCTGTTCTTTGCTGCCGTGCTGCGTCCCTCGGTGCCCGGTGGTTTTTACTTTCTCATTTTCCTGCTGGCCGGCACCTACTGGGCAACCTGCCAGACGCTGCAACG GGGCTTCGCGTTGTTGCTGCGCTGCGTGATGGTCGTCCTCGTGCTGCACTCCCTGTCCATTGTATCCTACCAGACGCCGTGGATGCAGAGCCACCTCAATCATACCACCCTGACAGCCCG CTTGATTGGACTGGAACCGCTCATTGAATCCTACTGCAAGCCGGACCTACGATACGTTCTGTACAATACTACGCTGTCACTGGACTCATATCTCAATCCCTTTGCCTTGTTTTTTGCCTATTTCGCACTGGCCCTGACCACCAAGCATCTCATTAGGCCACGG GTTTCTTTGCGCCGTGATCAGCGTGCAACGTTGAATGAACCGACTGAGACGACGCCT TTGGTGCGCCAAAGTACGCGAAAGAGCCGTACATCTCAACCGCTGGAAAGTGGATCCACGGTGGCGCCCAGTGGCACTCAGCGGGGCCATGACATTCAGTTGGACTCCATGGAACAGCGATCGGAGCAGGAGAACAACACCACGTCCATACTGGATCAGATATCATATGGCTTCGTCAGCGTGGGAGGTTTTATCTATCAGAACAGCTATATATTCACCAATATTCTGATGATG GCCTGGTCCATAGTATACCACAGTTGGCTGACTTTTGTCCTGCTGCTCTGGGCCAATGTGCTGTGGATGATTCCGAACCAACGGAAGGCCATGATGCGATCCAGTCCATTCATAGTCTTATATGCTGAGGCGCTCCTGATTGCCCAGTATATATACGGCATGGATTTGAACAACGATGAACTGCCAACAAGCGTTCCC TATTTGCAGACAGCGGGCATTAACCTGCAGCAAATTGGCTTTGAACGACCCATCGAGAACCAAATGCGACCATGTGTCCCACTGATCGTGAAGACTGCCTTTGTACTGATGTTTTGGGTGACATCACGGCAGTTCTTCAAGGAGAAACGCGATCGCCGGAGGGATAGTACACTGGCGGATATCATTGCGCCACTGCAAATCACCGTGGGATCGGCTGGTTCCAGCTACCTCATCAACGATGGCAAGAAGACCTCAAAGTTCCTAAAGAAGGCCGGCGATGTGATCAAGAATCTACTGGTGCGCCTCTGGATCtggctgctggtgctggttATCTTCCTGTGCGCGATCACTGGCGAGAATATGACAGTCTTCCGCATCTGCTACATGGCCCTGTTCCTATTCTTCTTGCTGGTCTTTCAATCTTCGTCCAAGGCCTGGGTTAAGATCATGTATGGCTTCTGGCTGTTTCTGATCTTCTACGCCATGACCATACTCATATTGATCTATACATATCAGTTCGACAAGTTCGAAACATACTGGAGAGACTATCTTAATGTGTCCTCTACACT aCAAAAGGACATTGGCCTTAAGCGCTATCAGACTAAGGATCTGTTCCTCCACTTGGTCTCGCCCACGATAATTGTGATCTTGACCGTGATCCAAGTGCACTATTTCCACAAGCGCTTCATCGCATCGTTACAACAGCAGTCGGTGGCTGGTGGATCGGCACAACAGAAACCCACGGAGACAACTGCCTTGGAACCGGCGCCATCCAAGCGCCGTGGTAGCGCCGGTTCACTACGTCGATCCCAGGGACCTTCGGCGGAGGCTGCTCCCGGAGCCACCACTGATTTCGAGACATCTGTGCGAGATTTGGTGCGCATATCGTTCCGCAAGATCAAGAACAAGTCGGAGTACATATTCAAGAACTTCAAGGACGTCTTCTGGCGCTTCCTGGAACTGCACATCATGAAGGCTGTCTACATCGCAGCCTTCGTGTGCAGCGTCAGCGAAGTCTGCGTTCTGCACATTGTCTTCGTGGGCTTCTGTGTGCTGGGCGCCACCTCGCGCAAGTCCGTCCAGGTTGTCATCAGCCGCCTCATCTCGTTCATTGTCACCATCATAGTGCTGTCCAAGATGATCTATCAGATCGAGTACTTAAATAACTCGCAGCTTAACGTGGTTTGT TCTGACAACCGGACCGCCAACAATGTCGAATGGATTGGCCTCACCAAGGCCGACAAGGTAGAGGGTGGACTGATGAGCCTGCTGCGCACCTACATCATCTATATGGTTATTGTGACCATGCACGCTGTGATCACTCTCCGCCAGCTCCAAATGCGCGTGAAGATCGGAGCCGTAAATGCACCGCCCACCAAGCTGTTGTTCCCCCATATTATTCGGGCTGATGCTGAGAAGGATTTGGTGGGACTGGTCAAGTATCTCCTCAACTTTGGCTTCTACAAATTCGGTATTGAGATATCGCTGATCGCCCTGGTCTCCACCATTACATATCGCCAGGACATTGTGGCCGTCGCCTATGCTCTGTGGCTAGTTGTGCTTCTGCTTCTGAGAAGATCGCAATGTGCCAAAATCTGGGGAGTGTTCCAGGCCTTCTTTGCCATTTCCATATTGACACAGTACATAGTGCTGGTCGGACTGCCGCCGAGCTCATGTCTGG TTTATCCTTGGGAAGGCCCCTTTGGCGAGGGCATTCAACGCTGGACAATGCTGCCGGGAGCCCTGCACTTCAACCACGTGCCCAAGCTGATCTTCGACTTCATCGTCCTGGTCATCCTGAACCGCCAGAAGAGCATATTCTGCATCGAACAGCGTTATGCGAGTAACGACGACTATCCGGGTGGCAGCAACCGCAGTGTGATTGCGGATATTGCCCAGCTAGGTCGCGTTCCCTTCGACAATCCCACCCACGACTTTTGCTCGTATATACGCAACTACTCGGACATCCTGAAGAACGGAGTGCTGTGCGGCTTCTACTGGTTCACCCTGGCGGTTGTTTTTCTGGCCGGTACCAATATTGCGGATCTTCTGGCACTGGGCTATCTGATCGGAGCGTTCATCTTCCTGTGGCAGGGATCGGACTTCTATCTCCGCCCCATACACACCATCATCTTGCGCTGGAAGTGGCTGCTGGCCTTCAATGTCTCCAATATACTCATCAAGACGTCCTTCCAGATGGCTGGATGTCTGTACATGAAGCAACTGACCAGTGGATGCTGCTGGCTGGTGCACATGCTAGGCATCACATGCACCAGCAGTGTGCCCATAGAACAAATAATGCTGCCTGAGGATGCGGTTTCGGTGTTGGAGCCCGGCGAATGCCCTAAGATCACCCACCAGGTGGTCCTGCTGTGGGACACGATCTGCTTCGCCTTCATCATCTTCCAGCTGCGCATCTTCAAGTCACACTACTTCTGCCACATCATCACGGATACCAAGGCAAATAATATCCTGGCCTCTAG AGGAGCCGACATCATTGAGAGCCTGCGGCATAAACAGATTGCCCATCGTCATGACCATGAGAAGCAGGTGCTGCACAAGATCAAGCGGAAGATGGAGCGCATCCGTGCCACGCAACAGAAGATGCTCCGGCCCCTGGACAAACAGACCCACTTCGATG aaCATGGTTATCCACTTCCTGCACCAACAGTACGCAGAAGGAAGGAAATTAAATTACATCCACATG CCACACGTGCTGGTGATTACTACATGTTCGAGGAGATGGATGATAAGTTTGAACTTGACCTGATACACGACGAGATTGATTTTCTGGAGGAGGAGAACATCACCGAGAGCGAGATGAAGATGCAGCGCCGCAAGACCCTCTACGAC AAGTCGAAGGATGCTCCCACTGGTGAATTCCCCTCTACCAGCAAGGGCATCTCCAAGGAACGCGATGCGGCCACAGCTTCCAGTTCGGCTAGTCCAGCGCCCACCAGGGATGTGGGTGATCTCCCGGTGATACCACCACCTTCTACTGCCCCGCCACGTGAGGCCACCTCCAAGGAGACTTCCGACAGCAAGTCCAAAATGGAAGTGGATAGCGGCGAGGTGACGGCCAAGGATTCGGATGAGGACTTTGATACCAATCCTATTATCAGACTGCTCGAGGGCTTCTTGGTCACGCTGACCATAAGACTGAACCGCTTCTCGCGCAACTATCGCTTTGTGAATCGCATCCTGGCCGGCGAGAAGAAGACCCTCAAG GAATCCAGCTCGCTGAATCGCCTAGGGCTGTCCAGTGCCGCTGCCATGTTCCACTTCCTCAAGTCAAATCTCGAGAG CGATGAAAGTGACCCGCCCGCCTCCTCATCCACACCTCGGCGGGTGGTGATCTCCCCACAGAATGCCACCGAGCACTCAGACCCCACCAGCACCACACTGAACACGAACACAACAACCACACCGCTATCACCACCCGAACCACTGCAACCACCAACTACAACCAGTACACCACAGCAACAGCATCAGCATATTCGCGTTGCCGACGAAATCATCGAACTGCCTGTAGATACCGTTGATGGAGTCAGCCATAG aaAACAATCAATCAATTCATCGCCGCCAGCCAAGGG CGCGGGTGAATTTAATCTGGAGGAGGAGAACTTTGCCCAGCGAGACCACCATATCATTGTGGAGGTGCTGATCTCCTCGTGGTACGCTCTTTTGGCCAATACGGATCTCATTTGCTACATTGTGGTGTTCGTCAATCAG GTGGTCAATGCCAGTCTTATCTCCCTGCCGCTGCCCATCATGGTCTTTTTGTGGGGCACCTTGTCTCTGCCACGTCCCACGAAAACCTTCTGGGTCACCCTGATTGCCTACACCCAGGCCATTGTCCTGATCAAGTGCATCTTCCAGTTCAAACTGATCTGGTCTAACTACCACCAACTGCCCAATCAACCGCTGACACCTGCCAAAATCTTTGGCGTAGAGAACAAAGCCCACTATGCGATATATGACTTGATTCTGTTGTTGGTCCTGTTCCTGCATCGCTATCTTCTGAAATCGCAGGGCTTGTGGAAATCGGGCTATAAGGATACGGATAACCAGTTCACCAAACCCACCGCTAGCAT TGATGATCGCGATGATAGCGACAATCTATCGCAACCCGACTCCCGCCAGCTGAACGATGATGCTGCTGCTCAGAAGTTGAGTCTCCAAGTGAGTCAGGCCTCTTTGCCAGGTTCACCAGAGTTCAGCAAGACTGGCATCAATCAGCTAGA ACGCACCAAGTACACCTCTTCGCTGTACAAGTTCTTCTTTAGTCTTGTCCACAAATCCCGCCTAGCCACAGATGTTTATGCCCTGATGTTCCTCTGCGATTTTGTGAACTTCTTTGTGCTGCTCTTTGGTTTCACTGCCTTTGGA ACCCAACAAACGGAAAGCGATGAGGGAGTCCAGACTTATTTGGCGGAAAACAAAGTGCCCATACCATTCCTGATCATGTTGCTGGTTCAGTTCCTGCTCATCGTTATAGATCGAGCTCTGTACCTGCGCAAGGCTCTGGTGAACAAGATCATTTTCCACTTCTTCTCGGTGATTGGAATACACATCTGGATGTTCTTCGTGGTGCCGGCCGTTACGGAGCGAACTTTCAATTCCCTGGCACCACCAATCATTTTCTACGTGATCAAGTGTTTCTACATGCTGCTAAGCTCTTATCAAATCAAATCGGGTTACCCCAAGCGCATTCTGGGCAACTTCTTCACCAAGGGCTTCTCAATGGTCAATATGATTGCCTTCAAGGTGTACATGCAGATTCCGTTCCTGTACGAGCTGCGAACAATTTTGGATTGGGTGTGCATCGACAGCACAATGACCATATTTGACTGGCTGAAGATGGAGGACATCTTCTCGAATATCTATCTGATCCGCTGCACCAGGCAGTCGGAGACTGATTTTCCAGCCATGAGAGCCCAGAAGAAGGCGTCCCTTTCCAAGCTGATCATGGGTGGAACCATTGTCCTGCTGATTGTGATCTGCATCTGGGGACCTCTGTGCCTGTTTGCCCTGGGCAATGCGGTGGGCACCTCGAATGTGCCCTACCACGTGTCGCTGTCGATTCGAATTGGACCCTATGATCCCATCTACACAACGAATAACTACGATAGTATGTTCGCGATCAATTCCGAAATGTACTCTCAAATGACCAACGCGTACCTAAAGGAGAAACAGGCACTGACTTTTATTGCTGGATATGATCCAACGGATGTAGCGGCTGTTAAGCTTGCAGGAAACTCGCCATCCCTTTGGAACATAGCACCGCCGGATAGGCAGCGGTTGCTAAATGATTTGAGAAACA ATCACACACTGAATGCCCGCTTTTCCTATTCCCTCACCCGAAAGGCTCCCGCCAAGGGATTAAAGGAAAGTGTTGGTGATGAGCATGCCATTTCCCTGGACGAATCCTTCGAGGGCCGAGCAGCACTTATACACATGCTTAGCGAAACTCATGACGTGGCGCCACTTCACAGTAATACTACAACCAATGGAACTATTACTCCCGAAATCGAGGAAGTAGTCGTGATACCAGGCATGATACCCAAGTTCATAAAAGTTCTCAACTCTGGCGACGCTGCTGTGGTTGGTGTGTTGAGCGAAAAACACCACGAGTACCGACCGTTGGTTATCAAAATGCATCGGGACAACGAGACCAATGGATTGTGGTGGGAGATACGGGACTTCTGCGACGATAACTTCTACAACGAAACGCTGTCCAAGTTTGCCTACAGCAACTGCACTTCGGGTATAGTGATGTATACATTCAACGATAAGAAATTCCCATCGACGTTCAGTTTCCTCACAGCCGGAGG CATCATTGGTTTGTACACCACCTTTGTGTTATTGGCCTCGCGCTTTATGAAGTCCTTCATTGGTGGTCAGAACCGAAAGATTATGTTCGAGGATCTGCCTTATGTGGACAGAGTGCTGCAACTTTGTCTGGATATTTATTTG GTACGCGAGGCTTTGGAATTCGCTCTGGAAGAAGACCTGTTTGCCAAATTGCTCTTCCTGTACCGATCGCCCGAGACGCTAATCAAGTGGACCCGTCCCAAGGAGGAGTACGTGGACGATGACGGCGACACCGACTCGATTCCCAGCCGAATGAGTGTGCGCCGGCCCGAGCAGCTGCAGCCGCAGCAACCACAATAA